The Equus quagga isolate Etosha38 unplaced genomic scaffold, UCLA_HA_Equagga_1.0 205801_RagTag, whole genome shotgun sequence genome includes the window CACCACCTTCCGGCAGAGCCTTCCAGGGCTGCCTGCCACACACACAGGCTACAGGACGTCCACTCAGCACGCCGAGAACACACGCGACGCTCAGCTTTATTAGTTGGAAGGATATGCTAAGATTCAACCAGACAAGACTCTAAAAAACCTACATTATTGTTAAACTGTTATGCACAGATGTTAGGattcattttaaaacacttcaCCTGGGCATGCACCAGTACTCAATGCCTTGTAACACATCCAAGAGGCCATTCTGGATCACTGTTAACATTCCAGCCACAAAGCTGCTCATGCCGCCCACAGCGGCTGGCCGCCCCTGCACACCTACCGTCCAGCTGCGTCTTCTTTGGCTGCATGGAGggtgaggacagagaggaggtGACCCAGAAGTTGGCGGGGAGAGTCTCTGCGGACCCAGCAGCTAAGCCACGAACATCCTTTGgtctaaatttttttctccaagaagGTGCTCTCCTAAAGCTTTTATCATGGTCCTGGGAAATTAAAGGACAGAAAACaagactgattttaaaataaaggacaaaaatagaCAGTCAAGTTACCAGCCTTGAACCTGACTGCTGAACTTGTCACTGCATGTTTGTTCACACCTATTTAACCCGTTCCTGATAACCACAGGATCTACTGTCCCCACCGGGAACTTCTGAGAGTGACGGGCCCAGTAACACTATGTGGGGTCCTCGCTGGGCATCGATGAGGACGGCCCTGGGCCGCCCAGGTGCATGTGCCTCCTAGTGATCACCCCGTTTCCTTTCTTATCTTGGAGAAATCATCTTCTTGCCGtataagataatacatttttatttgtcttaaaataGTTTCCAAGCTGTAAGCAGTTCTGCCTTAGAGCCGGGGAAGAGCCAGCGAGTGCTCCTTTAGCTGTCCTCCTAGTCACCAGGCAAACTCACGTTTTCTTAACGTGCAacgaaggaaagaataaaaacagtgtGGGAACAAACAAGTCACGACTGTGTGAGGGGAAATTAACATGTTGCGTTTCTCTAATCTCCTTCTAACAGGTTTCTCCAAAGCACAGGGACTCTGGATTGGGGTCAGACATCCAGCGGTCCCCAAACATAGCCCACGGACGCCATGCCTCGGCTGCCACCAACGTTGATGGGAACAACATTTTTGAGGGCTATCAAAActtaaatagcaaatattttaaaaacagaaaacctcaGACTGAAAATATGAGTTTCTTACTATCTCATTTGTTGACACATTTTTGAGAGCAAAGCTTAGCTCAGGAGGTAAAATCATCCCCACACTTAGAAGAGAGACTGCCGACGGGGCTCACGTGCGTATAAACAAATAATTCACACtgaatgcaaatttaaaattcattaggCTGAAAACTCACTTCATCAAACCTTCTGTCCGTCCCCATGACCAAAAGGTTGTTAAATTCTCTTTCCAAGACAGCGCGAGCCTGAAATCATAACAAAACAACAATACCGCAAAGCTTCATCAATCTAATCTGAAGGATGTTAGCATATCACAACTGTTTTTCAAatcaagacttttaaaaagctcaGGCTATAAACACCTTGAGCCATGAcagcatttaatttaattaaattaattaatttatttgaggaagattagcactgagctaacatcagctgccaattctcctcttttttgctgaggaagactggccctgagctaaaatccatgcccaccttcctctattttatatgtgggacgctgccacagcatggcttgccaagtggttccacgtctgcacccgggatccgaaccagtgaaccctgggctgccgagaagcggaacgtgtgcacttaacggctgcaccaccgggctggcccccacaacCACATTTTAAATTAGGGGATTCCTGCAGAGCCCATGGATGGGCTTTCAGGGAAAGGGACCCATGACCGCTGGCAGACTATCTACGAAAGTGTGCTCTGTGGGTTGGTGctggtggggggatggggggtattggcaaaagacataCAATCTTCTGTAGAAGAAGAATAAATTTCCTGATTCTCAGGTGAGCCCATGTGTCAAAAAGAATCACACAGGgcaatagaaacaaaattaacaGAATCTCCATCGGTGTACCTATGAGTATTTCTCTTTCCATGTAACAACTAAATACACGTCGTCACTCCTACGAGCATATGGACTTGAATGaagtttcccctttttttttattgcaagaTTCTCATGCTGACAACAGAAAATGGAAGGACCggcaaaaataatgaagaattaaGCATTGCTGGTTTGGAACCAGTATTTTGTGGATTAGGGAGAGTTGTCTGAGGTACTGTGAAGTTTTGTGTCCACTCAGTTAACCAGCTAGATGTCTCCATCAGGAGACCTGACTGAACGCTGAGTGAGAGCCGGGCCGGCTCTGCAGCATACCTGTGTGTTCTGCTTAGGGATCCGTAACAAGAGCGCCAGTGCACTGAAATCGAAGGTTTCATCTAAGGCCACAAGTGCACCGTGAACGCCACTCTCCACCAGATTGTTTGCATATTCTTTAAGACCAATTGAGAGGATCCAGCGAATCACTCGATCGTTGCTCCACACAAGCACGTCTACAGGTGAACAGAAACAATTAGAACGGCATCTGCACAAAGCTGTCTTCATCATGCACACCTGTAACAGCACACAGAAGGTGGGCAGGCAACCGCTGCTGCATTTAGAGGTCATGCCTCGGCCCTCCTCCATCG containing:
- the LOC124233588 gene encoding liprin-alpha-1-like isoform X1, with amino-acid sequence MEEGRGMTSKCSSGCLPTFCVLLQVCMMKTALCRCRSNCFCSPVDVLVWSNDRVIRWILSIGLKEYANNLVESGVHGALVALDETFDFSALALLLRIPKQNTQARAVLEREFNNLLVMGTDRRFDEDHDKSFRRAPSWRKKFRPKDVRGLAAGSAETLPANFWVTSSLSSPSMQPKKTQLDGSVSGAQRLDADTVRTYSC
- the LOC124233588 gene encoding liprin-alpha-1-like isoform X2, whose protein sequence is MEEGRGMTSKCSSGCLPTFCVLLQVCMMKTALCRCRSNCFCSPVDVLVWSNDRVIRWILSIGLKEYANNLVESGVHGALVALDETFDFSALALLLRIPKQNTQARAVLEREFNNLLVMGTDRRFDEDHDKSFRRAPSWRKKFRPKDVRGLAAGSAETLPANFWVTSSLSSPSMQPKKTQLDVYPHYFYR